One stretch of Segatella copri DNA includes these proteins:
- a CDS encoding DUF5123 domain-containing protein, translated as MKSIKNILGTASMMALTLSATSCTDGNDWDVDGSLSRLFGLNGDKITVETAETSATVTFSAFTSKAVSSPEYYVFEVSKDSLYEGVENANIIKFGEDKSLTSSPVVLSGLDGDSKYYMRVKAMSSTANESKWVYYKDGSSFKTKAEQLFNELTTADLFEDHVNFSWTPGATVTHITIVNAADPEDKSKHELTADQIAAGKVTYSNVKPTTTYIATLYNNEAKRGQLQFTTPAAMPSANYKYTLPSDVNVISQTLIDEIAEQAKAAAGNETNYSATIGIPAGATVSLYGTNDSDGGKTNVTIPDGMSVTFFGLAGGDAPTINLDKNFDIAGSHAFIKFQNVKLVENGAGYFINQSKACTISEFTLEDCEVSNIKTSFFRIQGSDAKSIGKLTLKNSIFTKLCAGYGFIHIDAGSGKGHLDNVEIDGCTFNSICVTGKVFIFSKKTDMQDITIKNSTFYNCNGNGQFFVDFNVDTFGPSTFTIENCIFGKSADEATNKNIRSKTPATVVNSFRTTDFFKVIKGVNDTEFSSTQLFKDPTNGDFTIKAGTLKEKAGDPRWYVVED; from the coding sequence ATGAAGAGCATTAAAAACATATTGGGCACAGCATCTATGATGGCATTGACTCTGTCGGCTACTTCTTGTACCGATGGCAATGACTGGGACGTAGATGGCAGCCTGTCAAGATTGTTCGGTCTCAACGGTGACAAAATCACCGTTGAAACTGCCGAAACATCAGCTACGGTTACATTCTCTGCCTTCACATCAAAAGCAGTTTCTTCACCAGAGTACTATGTATTCGAGGTAAGCAAGGACTCTCTTTACGAAGGTGTTGAGAATGCTAACATCATCAAGTTCGGTGAAGATAAGTCGTTGACTTCATCTCCAGTAGTTCTCTCAGGTCTCGATGGCGACAGCAAGTACTACATGCGTGTAAAGGCTATGTCTTCTACTGCTAACGAGTCTAAATGGGTTTACTACAAGGATGGTTCATCATTCAAGACAAAGGCTGAACAGTTATTCAACGAGCTTACTACAGCCGACCTCTTTGAAGACCACGTTAATTTCTCTTGGACTCCAGGTGCGACAGTTACCCATATCACAATTGTCAACGCAGCAGATCCAGAGGATAAGAGCAAGCATGAACTTACCGCAGACCAAATTGCTGCTGGTAAAGTTACTTACTCTAACGTGAAGCCAACAACTACTTACATCGCCACATTATATAACAATGAGGCAAAACGTGGTCAGTTGCAGTTCACCACACCTGCTGCAATGCCATCTGCAAACTATAAGTACACGCTCCCAAGTGACGTGAATGTTATCTCCCAGACTCTCATTGATGAGATTGCAGAGCAGGCCAAAGCTGCAGCAGGAAACGAGACTAACTATAGTGCAACCATCGGTATTCCTGCAGGTGCCACAGTTTCTCTCTACGGCACAAATGATTCAGACGGTGGCAAGACCAACGTAACCATCCCAGACGGAATGTCTGTTACATTCTTCGGTTTGGCAGGTGGTGATGCGCCTACCATCAATCTTGACAAGAACTTCGATATTGCAGGTTCTCATGCATTCATCAAGTTCCAGAACGTGAAATTGGTAGAAAATGGTGCTGGTTACTTCATCAACCAGAGCAAGGCTTGTACCATAAGCGAGTTCACTTTGGAGGATTGCGAGGTTAGCAATATCAAAACATCATTCTTCCGTATCCAGGGAAGTGATGCTAAGTCTATCGGCAAACTTACCTTGAAGAACAGTATCTTCACCAAACTCTGTGCAGGTTATGGTTTCATCCACATTGATGCAGGCAGCGGTAAAGGTCATCTCGACAACGTAGAGATTGACGGCTGTACATTCAACAGTATCTGTGTAACCGGTAAGGTATTTATCTTCAGCAAGAAGACAGATATGCAGGACATCACCATCAAGAACAGCACATTCTACAACTGTAATGGTAATGGTCAGTTCTTCGTTGACTTCAACGTTGACACATTCGGACCAAGCACCTTCACTATTGAGAACTGTATCTTCGGTAAGAGTGCTGATGAAGCTACCAACAAGAACATCAGAAGCAAGACTCCAGCAACTGTAGTAAACAGCTTCAGAACAACAGACTTCTTCAAGGTGATTAAGGGCGTGAATGATACAGAGTTCAGCTCTACCCAGTTGTTCAAGGACCCAACCAATGGCGACTTTACCATCAAGGCTGGTACTTTGAAGGAAAAGGCTGGTGACCCACGCTGGTATGTAGTAGAGGATTAA
- a CDS encoding RagB/SusD family nutrient uptake outer membrane protein, with protein sequence MNKILYAFALAGVLGLSSCSDFLDQTSPSEMTAENTYASPYYTNLRVNKLYGGMAQDRTYAQDLSIVWNLNSDCELIDGLGSNATNTSSERGNMNYNMDPGWSKISGVWDAEYGIIEDANQIIEGIRSSATLTAGGANQKSMERSLGEALTIRAMVYFDLVRIFGDIPFKVEASKSDLSNAYLEKTDRDVIMDSLMNDLDEAIEYLPWADQATGYTTERTTKGYAHALLAQIAMTRAGYAIREKSKDGYETASYSDATYPTQRPGAADRKALYERALKHWSAIINDNTHNLNPSFENEWYLINQLSLDKTYHENLFEIPFGENVTGELGYTVGVRLNGVTTEYGYGNSSGKMKVTAPLLYSYDKKDTRRDITCANFEIKQDGSNTVENMLKNAPFGIYVGKWDARKMNNTWLKNNLKATAKHTTGINPVKMRYAQVLLYYAECMNELAGNPDANYEGSANGMTARQALEAVHTRAFNQADKNEAKAYVNNIASDKDAFFNALVQENMWEFAGEGIRKYDLIRWNLLAEKINEFKQTYLAELADGTYQKTIYFNYLDEKKTKIDFSSVTWYGIPDGKTSADYDGSIDSFGAAKLDTGSDTQVDVNLPSISSGLVGDNVAVKNRYLMPIASTTISATNGKIHNSYGYAD encoded by the coding sequence ATGAACAAGATATTATATGCATTTGCATTGGCAGGCGTATTAGGATTGTCTTCATGCTCCGACTTCCTGGATCAGACCTCTCCATCAGAGATGACTGCTGAGAATACCTACGCCTCACCTTATTATACCAATCTTCGCGTCAATAAGCTCTATGGCGGAATGGCTCAGGACCGTACCTACGCACAGGACCTGTCTATTGTATGGAACCTGAACAGCGACTGCGAATTGATTGACGGTCTTGGCAGCAATGCTACCAACACCTCAAGTGAACGTGGTAACATGAACTATAACATGGACCCGGGATGGAGCAAGATTAGCGGCGTATGGGATGCTGAGTATGGTATCATCGAGGATGCCAACCAGATTATCGAGGGTATCCGCAGCAGCGCAACTCTCACTGCCGGTGGTGCTAACCAGAAGTCTATGGAACGTAGCCTCGGCGAGGCACTCACCATCCGCGCCATGGTTTACTTTGACCTGGTTCGTATTTTCGGTGATATTCCTTTCAAGGTTGAAGCATCAAAGTCTGACTTGAGCAACGCTTACCTGGAGAAGACCGACCGCGACGTGATTATGGATTCCCTGATGAACGACCTGGATGAGGCTATCGAATACTTGCCATGGGCAGACCAGGCAACAGGCTATACCACAGAGCGCACAACCAAGGGTTATGCTCACGCTCTCCTGGCACAGATTGCCATGACACGCGCCGGCTACGCCATCCGTGAGAAGTCAAAGGACGGATATGAGACAGCATCTTACAGCGATGCTACTTATCCAACACAGCGCCCTGGTGCAGCAGACCGCAAGGCTCTCTACGAGCGTGCCCTGAAACACTGGTCAGCTATCATCAACGACAACACTCACAATCTCAACCCATCTTTCGAGAACGAGTGGTACTTGATTAACCAGCTCTCTCTCGACAAGACTTACCACGAGAACCTCTTCGAGATTCCTTTCGGTGAGAACGTAACAGGAGAGTTGGGTTACACTGTAGGTGTCCGCCTGAATGGTGTTACAACAGAATATGGCTATGGCAACTCATCTGGTAAGATGAAGGTTACTGCACCTCTGCTCTATTCTTACGACAAGAAGGATACACGCCGTGACATCACTTGCGCCAACTTCGAAATCAAGCAGGACGGCAGCAACACTGTTGAGAACATGCTGAAGAATGCTCCTTTCGGTATATATGTAGGTAAGTGGGATGCCCGCAAGATGAACAATACTTGGTTGAAGAACAACCTTAAGGCAACAGCTAAGCACACTACAGGTATCAATCCAGTGAAGATGCGCTACGCTCAGGTATTGCTCTACTATGCTGAGTGCATGAACGAGTTGGCAGGCAACCCTGATGCCAACTACGAAGGTTCAGCAAACGGCATGACAGCCCGCCAGGCTTTGGAAGCAGTACATACCCGTGCCTTTAACCAGGCTGACAAGAATGAAGCTAAGGCATACGTCAACAACATTGCTTCTGACAAGGACGCATTCTTCAATGCTCTCGTTCAGGAGAACATGTGGGAGTTTGCAGGTGAAGGTATCCGCAAGTACGACCTGATTCGTTGGAACCTCCTCGCAGAAAAGATCAATGAGTTCAAGCAGACTTACCTGGCTGAACTTGCAGACGGTACTTACCAGAAGACCATCTACTTCAACTACCTGGATGAGAAGAAAACCAAGATTGACTTCTCTAGCGTAACATGGTATGGTATTCCTGACGGAAAGACATCTGCTGACTACGATGGCAGTATCGACTCATTCGGTGCAGCTAAGTTGGATACAGGTTCAGATACACAGGTTGACGTAAACCTGCCATCTATCAGCAGCGGTTTGGTTGGCGATAACGTAGCAGTGAAGAACCGCTATCTCATGCCAATCGCTTCTACAACCATCTCTGCAACCAACGGTAAGATTCACAACTCTTATGGTTATGCAGACTAA
- a CDS encoding SusC/RagA family TonB-linked outer membrane protein has protein sequence MSGNYRKKKIALAGALMFVVTSVSAQTVKGVVTDNTGEPIIGASVMEVGVAGNGGVTDIDGNFTVNLKGKSKKLKISYIGMKAKEVSVAGKESIDVKLEDDNTTLNDVVVIGYGTVRKKDLTGSVSSISDKQIANIPVSNVSEAMTGKMAGVNITTTEGSPDADVKIRVRGGGSLSQDNSPLYIVDGFPVSSISDIAPSEIQSIDVLKDASSTAIYGARGANGVIIVTTKSGSEGKTQVNFNASYGWKKVSKLVKTMSPYDYAYYQYELGSTDYGNYNDLDIWKSIEGRDYQDEVFGRTGNQKQYNVNVSGGTKDIKYNIGFSHNDEKSIMQGSGYAKNNVNAKINANLNKWLSLDFNGRMAFTKLDGLNGGADTNESSAANSVVANTVRWNPVEPLSGTSDDDEENSTSTRRNPTERITDTYKYQERFQQNYNVGLNWKPFKNITFRSEFGYGWKYNNTEQVWGSNATTNSKYGYNGQPQAQFVRLENKNWRNANTLTYDNKKLFHGRDHINVLVGQEWSSSQDVTRTNTSVAFPTSFTLNEVLANTAAGTALPNEGNIKAEENILSYFGRINYTLNDKYLATITVRADGSSKFGKDNRWGIFPSAALAWRMSDEEFLKGASSWLSNLKARLSFGTAGNNRINSGLLTTTYSMADNTSKAPFFDENRASMLEHGKFLYNPDLKWETTVTRNFGIDYGFFNGRISGTLDFYWNTTKDLLMQSIVPANTGYSYQFQNFGKTSNKGVELALNAVIVDKKNFGLNFNFNVSYNKNKIDELNMENPWQSSNWSGSTIAKYEDFRVEQGGRLGELWGYKSNGFYTVYDAATGKGDLVLKANGTWALAEGVKDNSYKLFGGNLYPGVAKVEVDENGDAVKQRLGNTVPTTTGGFGFDGHVGNLDFNLFFNYSLGNKLVNGTKLANSFYAGSAKNYNLVDDFNVGNRYTWIDPANGNNIGRPSASLITEYGGVEKVMNRLNEINANANIYNPAGVSTMQLISYAVEDASFLRLQNVTVGYTLPKKWVNKCYMQNVRIYFTGYNLLCFTNYSGYDPEVDTSSKKNPMTPGIDYAAYPKSRTFVGGINVTF, from the coding sequence ATGTCTGGTAATTATAGAAAAAAGAAAATTGCTTTGGCAGGCGCACTGATGTTCGTAGTAACAAGTGTATCTGCACAAACAGTAAAAGGCGTTGTTACTGACAATACGGGCGAGCCAATCATCGGCGCATCTGTCATGGAGGTAGGTGTAGCTGGCAATGGTGGCGTGACCGACATTGACGGTAACTTCACAGTAAACTTAAAAGGCAAAAGCAAGAAACTGAAGATTTCATACATCGGTATGAAAGCGAAGGAAGTAAGCGTTGCAGGTAAAGAATCAATCGATGTAAAGCTTGAGGATGACAACACCACCCTCAATGATGTCGTAGTAATCGGTTATGGTACTGTTAGAAAGAAAGACCTCACAGGTTCTGTATCATCTATCAGCGACAAGCAGATTGCCAACATTCCAGTTTCTAACGTAAGCGAGGCGATGACCGGTAAGATGGCGGGTGTAAATATCACTACCACTGAAGGTTCACCAGATGCTGACGTGAAGATTCGTGTGCGTGGTGGTGGTTCTCTTTCACAGGACAACTCTCCTCTCTACATCGTAGACGGTTTCCCAGTAAGCTCTATCAGCGACATCGCTCCTAGCGAAATCCAGAGCATCGACGTATTGAAGGATGCTTCCTCTACAGCTATCTATGGTGCCCGTGGTGCCAATGGTGTTATCATCGTAACAACCAAGAGCGGTTCTGAGGGTAAAACTCAGGTGAACTTCAATGCTTCTTATGGTTGGAAGAAAGTATCTAAGTTGGTAAAGACTATGTCTCCTTACGACTACGCATACTATCAGTATGAATTAGGTAGCACTGACTATGGTAACTACAACGACCTCGACATCTGGAAGTCTATCGAAGGACGTGACTATCAGGATGAGGTATTCGGCCGTACAGGTAACCAGAAGCAGTATAATGTGAACGTAAGCGGTGGTACCAAGGACATCAAGTACAACATCGGTTTCTCTCACAACGACGAGAAGAGCATCATGCAGGGTTCTGGCTACGCCAAGAACAATGTAAACGCCAAGATTAATGCCAACCTGAACAAGTGGTTGTCTCTCGACTTCAATGGACGTATGGCATTCACCAAGCTGGATGGCTTGAATGGTGGTGCAGATACCAACGAGTCGAGTGCAGCAAACTCAGTTGTTGCCAACACCGTAAGATGGAACCCGGTAGAGCCTCTCTCTGGTACATCAGACGATGATGAGGAGAACAGCACATCTACACGCCGTAACCCAACAGAGCGTATCACCGATACCTATAAGTATCAGGAGCGTTTCCAGCAAAACTACAACGTTGGCTTAAACTGGAAGCCATTTAAAAATATCACATTCCGTTCTGAATTCGGCTATGGCTGGAAGTACAACAATACCGAACAGGTTTGGGGTTCTAATGCAACTACCAACTCTAAGTATGGTTACAACGGTCAGCCACAGGCACAGTTCGTACGCTTGGAGAACAAGAACTGGCGTAACGCAAATACATTGACTTACGACAACAAGAAGCTTTTCCATGGTCGTGACCACATCAATGTATTGGTAGGTCAGGAGTGGAGCAGCAGTCAGGACGTAACCCGCACCAACACTTCTGTAGCCTTCCCTACTTCATTCACATTGAACGAGGTATTGGCAAACACAGCAGCAGGTACAGCACTTCCAAACGAAGGTAATATCAAGGCAGAGGAGAACATTCTCTCTTACTTCGGCCGTATCAACTATACACTCAACGACAAGTATCTGGCTACCATTACCGTTCGTGCCGATGGTTCCAGTAAGTTTGGCAAGGACAACCGTTGGGGTATCTTCCCATCAGCAGCCTTGGCTTGGCGTATGTCTGACGAGGAGTTCCTGAAGGGTGCTTCCAGCTGGCTTTCTAACTTGAAGGCCCGTCTGAGCTTCGGTACAGCAGGTAACAACCGTATCAACTCTGGTTTGTTGACTACCACCTACTCTATGGCAGACAACACATCAAAGGCTCCATTCTTCGATGAGAACAGAGCTTCGATGCTTGAGCATGGTAAATTTCTCTATAATCCAGACTTGAAGTGGGAAACCACAGTGACCCGTAACTTCGGTATCGACTACGGTTTCTTCAACGGTCGCATCAGCGGTACATTGGACTTCTACTGGAATACCACCAAGGACCTCTTGATGCAAAGTATCGTTCCTGCCAACACAGGTTACTCTTACCAGTTCCAGAACTTCGGTAAGACCTCTAACAAGGGTGTTGAGTTGGCACTCAATGCAGTAATCGTAGACAAGAAGAACTTCGGCTTGAACTTCAACTTCAACGTATCTTATAACAAGAACAAGATTGATGAGTTGAACATGGAGAACCCATGGCAGAGTTCTAACTGGAGTGGTTCTACCATCGCCAAGTATGAAGACTTCCGCGTAGAGCAAGGCGGTCGCCTCGGTGAGCTTTGGGGCTACAAGAGCAATGGTTTCTACACCGTGTATGATGCAGCAACAGGCAAGGGTGACTTGGTATTGAAAGCCAACGGCACTTGGGCACTGGCAGAAGGCGTAAAGGACAACAGCTACAAGCTCTTCGGCGGTAACCTCTATCCAGGCGTTGCCAAGGTAGAAGTTGATGAGAATGGTGATGCAGTGAAGCAGCGTCTGGGCAACACCGTACCTACCACAACAGGTGGTTTCGGCTTTGACGGTCACGTTGGTAACCTCGACTTCAACCTGTTCTTCAACTACTCATTGGGCAATAAGCTTGTGAACGGTACCAAGCTTGCCAACTCATTCTACGCTGGTTCAGCCAAGAACTATAACCTTGTAGATGATTTCAACGTAGGCAACCGCTATACTTGGATTGACCCAGCCAACGGAAACAACATCGGCCGCCCATCAGCTAGCCTCATCACAGAATATGGTGGTGTAGAAAAGGTGATGAACCGCTTGAACGAGATCAATGCCAACGCCAATATCTACAATCCAGCAGGCGTATCAACCATGCAGCTCATCAGCTATGCTGTAGAAGATGCATCATTCCTGCGTCTGCAGAACGTAACAGTGGGTTACACCTTGCCAAAGAAGTGGGTAAACAAGTGCTATATGCAGAACGTACGCATCTACTTCACAGGTTACAACCTGCTTTGCTTCACCAACTACTCAGGCTACGATCCAGAGGTTGATACAAGTTCCAAGAAGAACCCAATGACCCCAGGTATCGATTATGCAGCTTATCCAAAGAGCCGCACCTTCGTAGGTGGTATTAACGTTACATTCTAA
- a CDS encoding Ig-like domain-containing protein yields MKKNLLRFGLSLIALFVMVVANAQTYQNEEASVSWPFNDDNYATQYTKSPENGFSLVSVNTGDLKYFLKTSQTTKDKDGNQMVMAGFRPVGSTKAVEWTVKPSKGLTFTPTSISTYVNRFGTDSENGVTVTAKLSDGTSVDLGNFTALRESKTTETDKFSKNENLTNHIVIQLTAEQQAQLTSAEGFTLSCTVGVGSTKEQGFADVHINGLLNGTVQQVEQYTLSAAVSTVGAGTVKVSPAGTVFDAETSITVTATKNFGYKFVNWTDANNQVVSTDEAYTFSISANTALKANFEKINTYALNYKVEGGAKDYMISASPVPTVVEGKNMYEEGTEVTLTASSNDILTFTNWNDGETGAERKINMNADQSFTAAYSAKDFIAGWDFYKSAREGRTADFAAEDNDVDQLILRDADGNTYGWLDKSNSAGGYEGKNAAVNWTSKKTKPLGETYWQTKVNATAFTDIKVKSSMLYNYNAYETYNVEYSLNGTVWTKVGAIKMPGAKAWTDGEFTLPSDANNKAEVYIRWIADKTSSIKGTTGNNDGIAIAGIYITGTAQLVNDGKAPVLVNTVPAEGATNASANGKIVLTFDEKVKLTGNAAATLGTQKIEGAVSGKTITFAYKGLNYATAYTFKLAAGSVADLTDNATDQEIVLNFTTKTKPAVTKALYDFIVPTDGDFKAALDAAAKRTDTSKRFRIFIKQGDYKIPADEKSKVTGSDGKSYANPTTYMNTPNVSIIGEGMDNTSLTNTVPNSGQSANVLEGIGKGDVLCLQKGATNTYFQDLKMYSSMGDAKGRDIVLNDQSNKTICKNVSLWAYQDTYVSNNQNGKFYFEDGILRGRTDYLCGKGDVYYNNVELWICEKGGYLAVPSQPKKYGYIFKDCTIKDATEAKDLNGNYTLGRPWGKGTPIALYIDTKMEAIPSAAGWNEMSGGYPKRFAEYNSYTSTGSVVDLKDRKKVYDAYDSKDGDNYVNRRNETAGDPILTAEEAATYTIETVMGQDDDWDPTAATEQASAPTNVKLNGTTLAWDNNDYALLWAVCKNGKVVDVTITPSYIVDDASATWSVRAANEMGGLSEATVVGQGTGIRNIAAATDAAVIKTAIYAADGTQLSNLQKGINIIVKTLADGSKKTSKVIVK; encoded by the coding sequence ATGAAAAAGAATCTACTCAGATTTGGGCTCTCACTCATTGCCCTGTTTGTTATGGTAGTGGCAAATGCGCAAACCTACCAGAACGAAGAAGCTAGCGTTTCATGGCCGTTTAATGACGACAACTACGCTACGCAGTACACTAAATCACCAGAAAATGGTTTCAGTCTGGTTTCCGTAAACACCGGTGACTTGAAGTATTTTCTCAAGACATCACAGACTACAAAAGACAAAGACGGAAACCAGATGGTCATGGCAGGTTTCAGACCTGTTGGTTCAACAAAAGCCGTAGAATGGACCGTTAAACCAAGCAAGGGTCTTACATTCACCCCAACATCTATCAGTACCTATGTAAACCGATTCGGTACAGATTCAGAAAATGGAGTAACCGTAACCGCAAAACTTAGCGACGGAACTTCTGTAGACTTGGGTAATTTCACGGCATTAAGAGAGAGCAAGACAACAGAGACTGACAAGTTTTCGAAAAATGAAAACCTGACCAACCATATCGTCATCCAGCTCACTGCCGAGCAGCAAGCCCAACTGACATCAGCTGAAGGCTTCACGCTAAGTTGCACCGTCGGCGTTGGCTCTACTAAGGAGCAAGGCTTTGCCGATGTACACATCAATGGTCTCTTGAACGGAACCGTTCAGCAGGTTGAACAGTACACCCTGTCGGCTGCCGTTTCAACCGTAGGAGCAGGAACAGTCAAAGTATCTCCTGCAGGAACCGTATTTGATGCAGAGACATCAATCACCGTAACAGCAACAAAGAATTTCGGCTACAAGTTTGTCAACTGGACAGATGCCAACAACCAGGTGGTATCTACAGATGAAGCATACACCTTCTCTATCTCTGCCAACACAGCATTGAAGGCAAACTTTGAGAAGATAAACACCTACGCATTGAATTACAAGGTTGAAGGTGGAGCAAAAGACTATATGATAAGTGCCTCTCCTGTCCCAACCGTTGTTGAAGGAAAGAACATGTATGAAGAGGGAACAGAAGTAACCCTCACAGCCAGCAGCAACGACATCCTCACCTTTACCAACTGGAATGATGGTGAAACAGGAGCAGAACGCAAAATAAACATGAACGCCGACCAGTCATTCACTGCTGCATATTCTGCAAAAGACTTCATCGCAGGCTGGGACTTCTATAAGTCAGCAAGAGAAGGTCGTACAGCAGACTTCGCTGCAGAAGACAACGATGTAGACCAGCTCATCCTACGCGATGCAGACGGAAATACATACGGTTGGCTCGACAAGAGCAACAGTGCTGGCGGCTACGAAGGAAAGAATGCAGCAGTAAACTGGACCTCCAAGAAAACCAAGCCACTGGGTGAGACCTACTGGCAAACCAAGGTCAACGCAACAGCCTTTACCGACATCAAGGTAAAGAGCAGCATGCTCTACAATTATAACGCATACGAAACATATAATGTAGAATACTCTCTCAACGGCACCGTCTGGACCAAAGTAGGTGCCATCAAGATGCCAGGAGCCAAAGCCTGGACAGACGGAGAGTTCACTCTCCCATCCGATGCCAACAACAAGGCAGAAGTATACATCCGCTGGATTGCCGACAAGACTTCTTCTATCAAGGGAACAACAGGCAACAACGACGGAATTGCAATAGCAGGTATCTATATCACAGGTACTGCCCAGCTCGTAAACGACGGCAAGGCACCTGTACTCGTAAACACCGTACCAGCAGAAGGCGCAACTAACGCATCTGCCAACGGCAAGATTGTATTGACTTTCGATGAGAAGGTAAAACTCACCGGCAACGCAGCCGCTACACTCGGCACACAAAAGATTGAAGGAGCAGTATCCGGCAAGACCATCACCTTTGCATACAAAGGTTTGAACTACGCTACGGCTTATACCTTCAAACTCGCTGCAGGTTCGGTAGCCGATTTGACAGACAATGCCACAGACCAGGAAATCGTTCTGAACTTCACTACCAAGACCAAGCCAGCTGTAACCAAGGCACTCTACGACTTCATCGTACCAACCGACGGAGACTTCAAGGCAGCACTTGATGCAGCAGCTAAGCGTACAGATACCAGCAAGCGTTTCCGCATCTTCATCAAACAGGGCGACTACAAGATTCCTGCAGACGAGAAGAGTAAGGTAACAGGTAGCGACGGCAAGAGTTATGCTAACCCAACCACCTATATGAATACGCCAAACGTATCAATCATTGGTGAAGGCATGGACAACACCTCACTGACCAACACCGTTCCAAACTCAGGCCAATCAGCCAACGTATTGGAAGGTATCGGCAAGGGTGACGTACTCTGCTTGCAGAAGGGAGCAACAAACACCTATTTCCAGGATCTGAAGATGTACAGCAGTATGGGTGATGCCAAAGGTCGCGACATCGTACTCAACGACCAGAGCAACAAGACCATCTGTAAGAACGTAAGCCTCTGGGCTTACCAGGACACCTACGTATCAAACAACCAGAACGGTAAATTCTACTTCGAAGACGGAATCCTTCGTGGTCGTACCGACTACCTCTGCGGTAAGGGTGATGTATATTATAATAATGTAGAACTCTGGATCTGTGAAAAGGGAGGCTATCTCGCAGTTCCTTCTCAGCCTAAGAAGTATGGCTACATCTTCAAAGACTGTACCATCAAGGATGCTACTGAGGCAAAAGACCTGAATGGTAACTACACCTTGGGACGTCCATGGGGCAAAGGCACACCTATTGCACTCTACATCGACACCAAGATGGAAGCTATCCCATCAGCAGCAGGATGGAACGAGATGAGTGGCGGTTACCCTAAGCGTTTCGCTGAATACAACTCATACACATCAACAGGTAGCGTAGTTGACCTCAAGGACAGAAAGAAAGTTTATGATGCCTACGACTCAAAGGATGGTGACAATTATGTAAACCGTCGTAATGAAACAGCAGGAGACCCTATCCTCACAGCAGAGGAAGCAGCAACCTACACCATTGAAACTGTAATGGGTCAGGATGATGACTGGGATCCAACTGCAGCTACCGAGCAGGCTTCAGCTCCAACCAACGTAAAGTTGAACGGCACAACCCTCGCTTGGGACAATAACGACTACGCGCTTCTCTGGGCAGTATGCAAGAACGGCAAGGTAGTAGACGTCACCATCACTCCTAGCTATATCGTTGATGACGCCTCTGCAACATGGAGCGTACGTGCAGCCAACGAGATGGGCGGTTTGAGCGAAGCTACAGTTGTTGGTCAGGGCACCGGCATCCGCAATATCGCCGCAGCTACAGATGCTGCAGTCATCAAGACCGCCATCTATGCAGCCGACGGCACCCAGCTCTCAAATCTTCAGAAGGGTATCAACATCATTGTGAAGACCCTGGCAGATGGCAGCAAGAAGACAAGCAAGGTCATCGTAAAGTAA